Proteins found in one Quercus robur chromosome 2, dhQueRobu3.1, whole genome shotgun sequence genomic segment:
- the LOC126714125 gene encoding uncharacterized protein LOC126714125, giving the protein MDESLYGTERPTGNGNYVEVTDGAGEDNQPKGNYSSHHHHQQHYHGGGGGGAEETLYSVFHRFISAILFPDHGADPAPLLHRIKTSVAHNAPLLREAAGNTSRNVLIWTRRGSPFRALLVISVGTITLLALTGLLVFTLFFLAATVNAIVISLLVSLAAAGGFLALFFTCVTFIYIGALSVAVFVISSTTISAIIAALIATGWIGFFCTLWLATKKGFDIAKHSLFVTGSAISSYSTGRHVHHHEELGKRAD; this is encoded by the exons atggatGAATCGTTGTACGGTACGGAGAGGCCTACTGGCAATGGTAATTACGTGGAGGTGACCGACGGGGCCGGCGAGGACAACCAGCCCAAAGGGAATTACTcctcccaccaccaccaccaacaacactACCACGGCGGCGGAGGAGGGGGGGCGGAGGAGACGTTGTACAGCGTATTCCACCGTTTCATATCGGCGATTCTGTTTCCTGATCACGGTGCGGATCCTGCTCCGCTGCTGCACCGGATCAAGACCTCTGTGGCCCACAACGCCCCTCTCCTTCGCGAAGCTGCTGGAAACACCTCCCGGAATGTTCTTATCTGGACTCGTAGAGGCTCTCCTTTTCGCGCTCTCCTCGTCATTTCt GTTGGGACGATCACTCTTCTTGCTTTGACAGGATTGCTTGTCTTTACGCTTTTCTTTCTGGCTGCAACTGTCAATGCCATTGTCATATCTCTTCTGGTGTCTTTGGCAGCGGCAGGTGGCTTCTTGGCTCTTTTCTTCACCTGTGTAACATTTATATACATTGGAGCGTTATCAGTAGCTGTGTTTGTTATTTCCAGCACTACAATTTCAGCAATCATAGCTGCTTTGATAGCTACAG GGTGGATTGGATTCTTCTGCACTTTGTGGTTGGCAACAAAGAAAGGCTTCGATATTGCTAAACACTCGCTCTTTGTGACTGGTTCAGCAATCTCATCTTACTCTACTGGTAGGCATGTTCACCACCATGAAGAACTAGGCAAGAGAGCAGATTGA